AACGCTTCGCCTTCTACCTGAGGGATGAGGACTCCGATCATCTTGTGCTTCGCAATTCGTACCGACTGCCGGGCGAGGCGGGGGCGGGCGTGCGGCTGACCGTGGAGCCCTGGCTGCGCAAAGCGTGGACGAACGGCTCCCTCTACGTCCGCAAGGTGCAGCCGGAGGAAGGGCCCGTCGCGCGGCTCATAGGTGGGGGCACGTCGGTCCTGCTCCTGGGACTCAAGGGTGTGGATGGTAAGCCCATTGGCCTGGTTGCTTTAGGGAAGCGGGCGGAGCAGGATTTCAGCCGGCGCGACGTCGTGCTCCTCCGCAAGCTCGGTTCCCAGATCGGACCCATGGTAGCCGCCATGCTGAACTTCGAGAGGACCAAGGAGCTGTCGTT
The genomic region above belongs to candidate division KSB1 bacterium and contains:
- a CDS encoding GGDEF domain-containing protein, coding for MNLGQTIDALRGFFVSRFQVERFAFYLRDEDSDHLVLRNSYRLPGEAGAGVRLTVEPWLRKAWTNGSLYVRKVQPEEGPVARLIGGGTSVLLLGLKGVDGKPIGLVALGKRAEQDFSRRDVVLLRKLGSQIGPMVAAMLNFERTKELSFTDPLTGVHNRRYFNQVYVREFERARRYGRPLSVLMIDIDHFKVYNDTLGHLAGDGLLRR